Genomic DNA from Aminobacterium mobile DSM 12262:
TGTAATCTTGGAGCCCCCCTGGCTTTTAGGCTGGCTCAGGAAAGTGGATGTGGGAAGGCTTATACTGTAGATCCAGTTGTTGTAGATGAGATGATTCCCGAAGCACGCCTTTCTGGATTGCCAGAAATAGAGCGTCGCTCTCTCTTCCATGCGCTTAATCAGAAGGCGGTTGCGCGTCATGCTTCTTCAGAACTAGGGAAAGAGTATAAGGAATGCTCTTTTATAGTAGCCCATATGGGTGGAGGTATATCTGTAGGAGCTCACGATCATGGGCGAGTCATAGATGTGAATAATGCTCTTGACGGAGAAGGACCATTTACCCCGGAACGATCTGGCTCTTTACCTGCAGGGACTCTTGTACACCTTGCCTTTAGCGGTCAATATGATTTGAATGGTCTTTTAAGGCGTTTAGTAGGGGAAGGCGGAATTGTCGCCTATCTTGGTACGAATGATTTGAGAGAAGTTTTACAAATGATCGAGGCCGGAGACGCAAAAGCGGCTCTTATTTTTGAAGCCCTAGCCTATCAGATTGCAAAAGAAATAGGGGCCTCGTCTGCGGTGTTGAAAGGTTTGGTAGATGGAATTATCCTCACAGGAGGCCTTGCGTATAGTGAAAGCCTTGTGGAAAAAATCCGAAAAAGGGTTTCTTTCATTGCTCCAGTTTTTGTCTACCCTGGAGAGGATGAGCTAAGAGCATTAGCAGAAGGAACGCTTCGTGTCCTTACAGGTCAGGAAAAACCGAGAGAATATCGTTAAATATGAAGAGAAAAAGGGCCCCATTCATGAGGGCCTTAGATTGCAGACACAGCCCCTCGGAAAAGTCTTTCCGAGGGGCTGTGTTCGTCTTTTCATAAAGATCTGGCGAAGTTTTATTTGCAAAAAAAAGAGAGAATGTTATGATTATTTTGGTTTCGTATAATAGATGAAAAATCCATGGAGTGAAACAAATAATGAAAAACCAGAGTCAAATTCGAGTTATAGATAGAGCTTTTACTCTCCTTTTTTTTATGGCCCATGAAAAGAGGCCTATGGGTGTTACAGAGATAGCTCGAGGTGTGAATCTCCCGAAAGCTACCGTATATCGAATTCTCGACAGTCTCGCAGTCCAGCGCATGGTGATTGAACGAGAAGGTTCGTATGAAATGGGACCGGCTACATTATTTTTAGCTGATGCCTATCGTTCTCAAGTAGCTTTTGCCGAGGTAGCCAGGCCTTTTTTAGAGAAGCTGAATAGAGGAACGAAAGAGACCGTTCATCTCTTTATCTTCGAAAAAGGGGAGTTATTTTACCTCGATAAACTTGAAAGTCCTTACCAAGTTCGTATGCATTCGAGAGTAGGAGTGAAAGGGTCTTTAACCCGCCTTTCAGCAGGACAAGCGATACTTTCCTGTCTTCCTAAAGAAGAAGTTATTCAATTTCTTGGAGAAGAGGCGACTCCTGGCCTTTTCTCTGAATTGCAAAAAATTCAAAATCGAGGATATGCCATTGATGATGAAGAAAACGAAAAAGGTCTTCGTTGCGTAGGGGCTGCAATTATGGATGCTCATGGAGACCCTGTAGGTGCGATTAGTATTTCAGCTCCAGTATATCGTTTAGATTTTCAGGTGATCTCTCAGTATGGAGAAGAGGTTTGTCAGACGGCAAAGTTTATTAGCGAGGCTTTAATACGCTATGAAAAAGAGAGGAACCAAAACACATAAAACTAAAGAAGCCCTTTATGGCTAAAGGAGGAGTAGGGTATGCTTCGAACACCTAAACTGGTTATGATCCCAGGGCCAACGCCTGTTGTTCGGTCTATTCAAGACCAAATGGGTCGGGAAACAGTTGCTTTTGGAGATCCCTTCTTTGTTCAGGATTATAAGGAAGTTCTGGCCGATCTGAAAGAGCTTTGGAAATGTAGTGGTGAAGTATTTGTAATTGCTGGTTCTGGAACATTAGCCATGGAAATGGCTATAGCCAACATTACAAAACAGGGGGACCATGTGTTGATTTGCTCGAATGGTTTTTTTGGCGACAGATTCATTGAGATGTGTCAGCGAAAAAGGCTTAATGTAGATGTCCTTTCAGCTCCTTGGGGTACGTCTGTTACAGCGGATGATGTAGAGAAAAAGTTGGTAGAGAAAAAATACGATGTTGTGACAGTTACTCACGTAGAAACTGCCACAGGGGTAGTAGCTCCCATAGAAGCAATTGGTAAAGTAGTAAAAGCTCATGGGGCTCTCTATGTTGTTGATGGCGTTGCTGCTACTGCTGGAGCAGCGCAATATGTGGACCCTATGGGGATTGATGTGTTGCTTTCCTGTTCGCAGAAGGCTTTTGGCGTTGCTCCCGGCCTTGCCATCCTTTGGGCAAGTAGAGAGGCTGTGGAGAAAAGAAAATCCTTAAATCCCATTCCCGAATCCTATATAGACTTCGAAAAATGGCTTCCTGTAATGCACGATCCCTCCAAATATTGGGGAACGCCGGCAATTAATCTGATCTGGGCGTTGAAAGAATCTCTGCAGATTATTAAAGAAGAAGGGATTGTTGAACGTTACGCTCGACATCTTCGTCAGGCTGCTTTTGCAGATGGGGCTCTTGAGGCCATAGGTTTTACTGTGGCAGCAGAAAAATTGTTCCGAGCACCCACTCTCTCTGTATATCTCTATCCTCAAGACGCCAATGTAGATGATTTACAGTTCCGAAAAATCCTTGCTGAGGAAGGAACTCAAACAGCTGGTTGCCTTGGCGAATATGCAGGAAAAGGTTTTCGAATGGGACATATGGGCAATATAGATAAACATACTCTCGTCTCGGCAGTAGCATCTGTTGAAAGGGCTGCCATGCGATGTGGTATGAATGTAGAACCTGGTACGGGGTTGAGCGTTCTACAACAAGGGCTTGTAGATGAGCATTAAACTCTTTCTCTTCAGGATGTTCTCGTTCTTAGCACGGGAAAGAGGGGTTTGCTCTGCATAGAGCTCCCTTTTCTTATATGGATGGGAGGAACGCAGGTATGGCTGGAATGGAAGGAATTTTTGCCCCAATAGCAACAGCTTTTGGAGATGATGAACGCATTGATCTGGCACGTTTTCAGGAAAATATAGAGAAGTTTAATGCCACGTCGTTAGAAGGTCTTGTTATCCTTGGCAGCAACGGAGAGTTCGTTCTTCTCTCCCAAGACGAAAAAGTATCTTTAGTTGCAGAAGCCAGGAAAAGACTTTCTCCACATAAAAAAGTAATAGCAGGAACAGGCTGTGAGTCTTTAAGGGAAACTATTGAGCTCACAAAAAGATGTGCAGATGCAGGAGCTAGCGCAGTTCTTATTGTCTCGCCATCCTACTATAAAAGCGATATGACTTTTGAAGCACTTGAAAAGTTTTTTACGGCAATAGCTGATGCATCTCCTCTTCCTGTCATGATCTATAACATGCCTCGAAACACAGGGATTAACATCCCTTCTTCTTTAACCGTAAAACTTGCCTATCATCCTAATATCACAGGCATAAAAGATAGCTCGGGGAATATTACTCAAATTGCTGAAGTTGTGGCAAAAGCTCCTGAGAACTTCTCTGTTTTTGCCGGTTCCGGAAGTTTCCTGTTAGCGACTCTTATGCTTGGTGGCGTAGGGGGAACTCTTGCTGTGGCCAACGTTGTTCCTAATTACTGTGTAACTATCTATAACGCATGGAAAGCTGGAGAAATAGAAAAAGCACGGAAATTACAGCTGGCTCTTCTCGACCTCAATGCGGCAGTAACGTCTCGTTTTGGTATAGGCGGCATGAAAGCTGCTATGGATATAGCAGGATTTTTTGGTGGAAGTGCCCGATTCCCCATCCTCAATGCATCAGAGGGAGCGAAAAAAGAAATCCGGGCAATTTATGAGAAAACTATCGCTGCTTATAAAGCTATCACAGGAGAAGAATATCTCGGGATTTCCTAGGATTGGAGAGGGAAGAGGCCTGCCTTTATTTT
This window encodes:
- a CDS encoding pyridoxal-phosphate-dependent aminotransferase family protein, with product MLRTPKLVMIPGPTPVVRSIQDQMGRETVAFGDPFFVQDYKEVLADLKELWKCSGEVFVIAGSGTLAMEMAIANITKQGDHVLICSNGFFGDRFIEMCQRKRLNVDVLSAPWGTSVTADDVEKKLVEKKYDVVTVTHVETATGVVAPIEAIGKVVKAHGALYVVDGVAATAGAAQYVDPMGIDVLLSCSQKAFGVAPGLAILWASREAVEKRKSLNPIPESYIDFEKWLPVMHDPSKYWGTPAINLIWALKESLQIIKEEGIVERYARHLRQAAFADGALEAIGFTVAAEKLFRAPTLSVYLYPQDANVDDLQFRKILAEEGTQTAGCLGEYAGKGFRMGHMGNIDKHTLVSAVASVERAAMRCGMNVEPGTGLSVLQQGLVDEH
- the buk gene encoding butyrate kinase; this translates as MRILAINPGSTSTKIALFDDTSQVWDDAQRYPIHQIRQFPSISAQEEFRFIEIKKILEVHNTDPSSLDAIVGRGGLLKPIPGGTYIINDVMLDDLRSCRYGSHACNLGAPLAFRLAQESGCGKAYTVDPVVVDEMIPEARLSGLPEIERRSLFHALNQKAVARHASSELGKEYKECSFIVAHMGGGISVGAHDHGRVIDVNNALDGEGPFTPERSGSLPAGTLVHLAFSGQYDLNGLLRRLVGEGGIVAYLGTNDLREVLQMIEAGDAKAALIFEALAYQIAKEIGASSAVLKGLVDGIILTGGLAYSESLVEKIRKRVSFIAPVFVYPGEDELRALAEGTLRVLTGQEKPREYR
- a CDS encoding IclR family transcriptional regulator, giving the protein MKNQSQIRVIDRAFTLLFFMAHEKRPMGVTEIARGVNLPKATVYRILDSLAVQRMVIEREGSYEMGPATLFLADAYRSQVAFAEVARPFLEKLNRGTKETVHLFIFEKGELFYLDKLESPYQVRMHSRVGVKGSLTRLSAGQAILSCLPKEEVIQFLGEEATPGLFSELQKIQNRGYAIDDEENEKGLRCVGAAIMDAHGDPVGAISISAPVYRLDFQVISQYGEEVCQTAKFISEALIRYEKERNQNT
- a CDS encoding dihydrodipicolinate synthase family protein, with the protein product MAGMEGIFAPIATAFGDDERIDLARFQENIEKFNATSLEGLVILGSNGEFVLLSQDEKVSLVAEARKRLSPHKKVIAGTGCESLRETIELTKRCADAGASAVLIVSPSYYKSDMTFEALEKFFTAIADASPLPVMIYNMPRNTGINIPSSLTVKLAYHPNITGIKDSSGNITQIAEVVAKAPENFSVFAGSGSFLLATLMLGGVGGTLAVANVVPNYCVTIYNAWKAGEIEKARKLQLALLDLNAAVTSRFGIGGMKAAMDIAGFFGGSARFPILNASEGAKKEIRAIYEKTIAAYKAITGEEYLGIS